CATCCAGCCCCTCGGCGCGGGACCGGTCGCGGCCGCGTGCGATGACGGCGGCGGTGGCGTCGACACCGATCATGGACGTCACGCCCCGCATGCGCACCAACAGGCGCATGCCGGCGCCATTGCAGCAACACAGGTCGACACCGCGCTGTCCCGCGCCGATGCCGGCCTGCTGCGCGAGTTCGAGCGAGGACTGCATGCCGCCGATGTGGATCTGCTGGCCCATCAGCAGCTCCCACAGGTCACCTTCCGCGCCGCTGTACACCGCGCGCACCGTATCGAGACTCACACCACCCTGCTCGTTCACTTGGCCCCCCTGTTACACACCCGCACACGACAGTTGGCAGTCTACTGAAAAGCCATGCTCGCTTCGCGAGGCGCGGTGAGCTGCCCTCGACACAAAAAAAGGGGGCGCCCCTCGCGGGACGCCCCCTTTGGAATCGCGTGGCTCAGGCGCTGTAAGCGCGTTCGCCGTGGCTGGTGGTATCCAGACCTTCGCGTTCCTCGTCTTCCGGTACACGCAGACCGACCAGGAGATCCGCCACCTTGAAAGAGATGAAGGCGGCGACCGCGGTCCAGCCGACGGTGATCAACACACCCTTGGCCTGGATGAGAACCTGGGTCATGACCGCATTGGAGCCGACCGATGCGGTCACCCAATCGGTGACGAGACCCGGACCACCGAGGGCCTGGTTGTTGAACACGCCGGTCAAGAGCGCACCGAGAATGCCGCCGAGGCCGTGCACACCGAACACGTCGAGTGCATCGTCCGCGCCGATCAGCTTCTTCAGGCCCGTCACACCCCAGAAGCACACCACGCCCGCCGCGAGGCCGATGATGATGGCGCCCATCAGGCCGACGTTACCGCAGGCCGGGGTGATGGCGACCAGGCCGGCCACCGCGCCCGAAGCCGCGCCCAGCATCGAGGGATGCTTGCGCAGCGCCCATTCCACCAAGGTCCAGCTCACGCAGGCGGCGGCCGTGGCGGAGAAGGTGTTGAGGAACGCAAGCGCCGCGAAGTTGCCCGCTTCCAGCGCCGAACCGGCGTTGAAACCGAACCAGCCGACCCACAGCAGCGAGGCGCCGATCATGGTCAGCACCAGGTTGTGGGGCGGCATCGCTTCCTTACCGTAGCCGACGCGCTTGCCGATCATGATGGCGCCGATCAGGCCCGCCACGCCGGCATTGATGTGCACCACCGTGCCGCCGGCGAAATCGAGCGCGCCCATCTGCCAGATGAGACCGGCCTTGGCGTTCATCGCATCGACCACGTCAGGCGCGGTGTAGGCGTCGGGCCCCATCCAGAACCACACCATGTGCGCTATCGGCAGGTAGCCGATGGTGAACCACAGCACCATGAAGATCAGCGCCGCCGAGAACTTCATGCGCTCGGCAAACGCACCGACGATGAGACACACCGTGATGGCGGCGAATGTGCCCTGGAACGCGACGAACACGATCTCGGGAATCACCACGCCCTTGCTGAAGGTCGCGGCATTGGCGAACGCACCGGTGGCCGGGTCGAACACGCCGTTCAGGAACAGGCGCGACATGCCGCCCAGGTAGGCGTTGCCCTCGGTGAAGGCCAGGGAGTAGCCGTACAGGCACCACAACACCACCAGCAGCGAGAAGCCCACCATCACCTGCATGAGAATGGACAGGATGTTCTTCGAGCGCACCAAGCCGCCGTAGAACAAGGCCAGGCCGGGCACGGCCATCATGATCACCAGCAAGGTCGAAACCAGCATCCAGGCGACGTCGCCCTTGTTGGGCGTCGGCGGCGGTGCGGCAGCGGCCGCGTCTTCGGCGCCGGCCACGAAAGGCAGAAACATGAACGCGAGCATGACCAGGAGCGACACCAGGGTGCGGCCATGGCCGAGCTCACGCTTCCCGAGGAGCAAAGCAAGGTTGTTGTTGCGGTTCATGACGATTCCAGTTGTTTAGACGATGAAGGAGGACCGGGAAACGAAGCTCACAATGCGTCCGGACCGGACTCGCCGGTACGAATGCGTATGGCCTGGCTGAGATCGG
The nucleotide sequence above comes from Pseudomonadota bacterium. Encoded proteins:
- the amt gene encoding ammonium transporter, producing MLVSTLLVIMMAVPGLALFYGGLVRSKNILSILMQVMVGFSLLVVLWCLYGYSLAFTEGNAYLGGMSRLFLNGVFDPATGAFANAATFSKGVVIPEIVFVAFQGTFAAITVCLIVGAFAERMKFSAALIFMVLWFTIGYLPIAHMVWFWMGPDAYTAPDVVDAMNAKAGLIWQMGALDFAGGTVVHINAGVAGLIGAIMIGKRVGYGKEAMPPHNLVLTMIGASLLWVGWFGFNAGSALEAGNFAALAFLNTFSATAAACVSWTLVEWALRKHPSMLGAASGAVAGLVAITPACGNVGLMGAIIIGLAAGVVCFWGVTGLKKLIGADDALDVFGVHGLGGILGALLTGVFNNQALGGPGLVTDWVTASVGSNAVMTQVLIQAKGVLITVGWTAVAAFISFKVADLLVGLRVPEDEEREGLDTTSHGERAYSA